A part of Sinorhizobium chiapasense genomic DNA contains:
- a CDS encoding ABC transporter substrate-binding protein yields MRLSILTGLTLAAGVAFAPLAHADITIGVITPLTGPVAAFGEQVKNGAEAAVEAINNAGGINGEKIVIKIVDDAGEPKQAVSVANQLAGEGLRYVVGPVTSGTSMPASDVLAENGILMVTPTATTPDLTTRGLWNVLRTCGRDDQQAVVAADYVVKNFKDKRVAVLHDKAAYGKGLADGFKAAINAGGITEVVYEGLTPGEKDFGAIVTRLKAENVDVVYFGGYHAEGGLLVRQMHDQGVKAQLIGGDGLSNTEFWAIGGDAAAGTTYTNASDATRNPAAAPVIEALKAKNIPAEAFTLNAYAAVQVLKAGIEKAGSAEDPTAVATAIKSGEEIDTVIGKLTYGEAGDLTSPSFSLYKWEAGKSVPAE; encoded by the coding sequence ATGCGTCTTTCGATATTAACCGGTTTGACGTTGGCGGCCGGTGTCGCATTCGCACCGCTTGCCCATGCCGATATCACGATTGGCGTGATCACTCCGCTCACCGGCCCGGTCGCCGCCTTCGGCGAGCAGGTCAAGAACGGCGCCGAAGCGGCGGTCGAGGCCATCAACAATGCCGGCGGCATCAATGGCGAAAAGATCGTCATCAAGATCGTCGATGACGCCGGTGAGCCCAAGCAAGCCGTGTCCGTTGCCAACCAGCTTGCCGGCGAAGGTCTGCGCTATGTCGTCGGCCCGGTAACCTCCGGCACCTCGATGCCGGCGTCCGACGTGCTCGCGGAAAACGGGATCCTGATGGTCACGCCGACGGCGACCACGCCGGACCTCACGACCCGCGGGCTGTGGAACGTGCTGCGCACCTGCGGGCGCGATGACCAGCAGGCGGTCGTCGCCGCCGACTATGTCGTCAAGAACTTCAAGGACAAGCGCGTCGCCGTGCTGCACGACAAGGCCGCCTACGGCAAGGGCCTTGCCGACGGGTTCAAGGCTGCGATCAACGCGGGCGGTATCACTGAAGTCGTCTACGAGGGCCTGACTCCCGGCGAAAAGGACTTCGGCGCCATCGTCACGCGCCTCAAGGCCGAGAATGTGGATGTCGTCTATTTCGGCGGCTACCATGCCGAAGGCGGCCTGCTCGTGCGCCAGATGCACGACCAGGGCGTCAAGGCGCAGCTCATCGGCGGCGACGGCCTCTCCAACACCGAGTTCTGGGCAATCGGCGGCGACGCTGCAGCGGGCACGACCTATACCAATGCCAGCGACGCGACCCGTAATCCCGCAGCGGCTCCGGTGATCGAGGCTCTCAAGGCCAAGAACATTCCGGCCGAAGCCTTCACGCTCAATGCCTATGCCGCCGTGCAGGTGCTCAAGGCGGGCATCGAAAAAGCGGGCTCCGCCGAGGACCCCACTGCCGTTGCGACGGCGATCAAGTCCGGCGAGGAAATCGATACGGTAATCGGCAAGCTGACCTACGGCGAAGCCGGTGACCTCACCTCGCCGAGCTTCTCGCTCTACAAATGGGAAGCCGGCAAGAGCGTCCCGGCCGAATAA
- a CDS encoding GntR family transcriptional regulator: MNKERDDTLASRISRVLAERIISGVLPPGERLRQDHVAEEFGASHVPVREAFRRLEAQGLAVSAPRRGVRVAAFDLKEVREVAEMRAALEVLALRHAVPHLTPAILDRAEAATAAADSSRDVRSWEAANRAFHRIILEPCGMPRLLAAIDDLHAASARFLFSAWRSSWEARTDHDHRAILAALRQGKGEEAAVILERHVGWIGKTPVKTAAGEVRDAFSIVG, encoded by the coding sequence ATGAACAAGGAACGCGACGACACGCTTGCGAGCCGCATCAGCCGCGTGCTTGCCGAAAGGATCATTTCCGGAGTGCTGCCGCCGGGCGAGCGGCTGCGGCAGGATCACGTCGCCGAGGAGTTCGGCGCCAGTCACGTTCCCGTTCGCGAGGCCTTTCGCCGGCTGGAGGCGCAGGGGCTCGCCGTGAGCGCGCCGCGCCGCGGCGTACGTGTCGCCGCTTTCGACCTCAAGGAGGTGCGCGAAGTTGCCGAAATGCGGGCCGCCCTCGAGGTCCTGGCTCTGCGCCACGCCGTGCCCCACTTGACGCCGGCGATCCTCGACAGGGCCGAGGCGGCGACGGCTGCGGCCGACAGTTCCCGGGATGTGCGCTCCTGGGAGGCCGCGAACCGTGCTTTTCACCGGATCATTCTCGAGCCCTGCGGTATGCCGCGCCTGCTCGCGGCGATCGACGATCTTCATGCGGCAAGCGCCAGGTTTCTCTTCTCAGCCTGGCGTTCAAGCTGGGAGGCGCGTACCGATCACGATCACCGGGCGATCCTGGCGGCGCTCCGTCAGGGGAAGGGTGAGGAGGCGGCGGTCATTCTCGAGCGCCATGTCGGATGGATCGGTAAGACTCCGGTAAAGACAGCCGCAGGCGAAGTTCGCGACGCATTTTCGATCGTCGGCTAG
- a CDS encoding HAD family hydrolase codes for MTGIDLIIFDCDGVLVDSEIIASEVEAGLLTEAGYPISVEEMAERFAGMTWHNTLLAIEKEASIPLSASLIDKVDAILDKRLARDVKIIEGVKPALMQLTLPHCVCSNSTSERLAIMLGKVGIKDHFGKHIYSARDLGPDRVKPKPDIFLHGAAQFGVDPSRVLVIEDSVHGIHGARAAGMRVVGFTGGAHTYASHADKLTEAGAETVISRMAVLPGVIAALAEWSESMTA; via the coding sequence ATGACCGGTATCGATCTCATCATCTTCGACTGCGACGGCGTGCTAGTCGACTCGGAAATCATCGCCTCGGAAGTCGAGGCCGGATTGCTGACGGAAGCGGGTTATCCGATCAGCGTCGAAGAAATGGCCGAGCGTTTTGCCGGCATGACGTGGCACAACACGCTGCTGGCAATCGAGAAGGAGGCGAGCATTCCGCTGTCGGCATCGCTGATCGACAAGGTCGACGCCATTCTCGACAAGCGGCTCGCGCGCGATGTCAAGATCATCGAAGGCGTCAAGCCGGCGCTGATGCAGCTGACGCTGCCGCATTGCGTCTGCTCCAACTCCACCTCCGAGCGCCTTGCCATCATGCTCGGAAAGGTCGGAATCAAGGACCATTTCGGCAAGCACATCTATTCCGCACGTGATCTCGGCCCCGATCGCGTCAAGCCGAAGCCGGACATCTTCCTGCACGGCGCCGCCCAGTTCGGCGTCGATCCGTCGCGCGTCCTCGTCATCGAGGACTCGGTGCATGGTATTCATGGCGCGCGGGCCGCAGGGATGCGCGTCGTCGGCTTCACCGGCGGCGCCCATACCTATGCCTCGCACGCGGACAAATTGACGGAAGCTGGCGCGGAGACCGTGATTTCCCGCATGGCGGTCCTGCCCGGCGTAATCGCCGCGCTTGCCGAGTGGTCGGAGTCCATGACGGCCTGA
- a CDS encoding biotin transporter BioY, with the protein MSELVSAPVFDPLRLGSRTWPLKALFVLAGTGFLALSSQISVPMVPVPITMQTFAVTMIGVIYGWRLGAVTILAWLTEAIVGLPVLANGAGGIAHFAGPTAGYLVSFPLIGGLAGWLAARGWTGDRVVWSFLAHLSANILCLVIGAAWLATLVGFEKAVMLGAVPFLLGAVLKSALAAAVLKAMQHSVRKPADLL; encoded by the coding sequence ATGTCCGAACTCGTTTCTGCGCCCGTCTTCGATCCGCTGCGTCTTGGTAGCAGGACATGGCCGCTCAAGGCCCTGTTCGTGCTGGCAGGCACCGGCTTCCTTGCACTTTCCTCGCAGATCAGCGTACCGATGGTGCCGGTGCCGATCACCATGCAGACCTTCGCAGTCACCATGATCGGCGTCATTTACGGCTGGCGGTTGGGTGCCGTCACGATCCTCGCTTGGTTGACGGAGGCCATCGTCGGACTGCCGGTGCTCGCAAACGGTGCGGGCGGCATCGCGCATTTCGCTGGTCCGACCGCCGGCTACCTCGTCTCGTTTCCGCTGATCGGCGGCCTTGCCGGTTGGCTGGCTGCACGAGGCTGGACGGGCGATCGGGTGGTGTGGAGCTTTCTCGCGCACCTTTCCGCCAATATCCTCTGCCTTGTTATCGGTGCGGCGTGGCTTGCGACGCTGGTCGGGTTCGAGAAGGCGGTGATGTTGGGTGCGGTCCCGTTCCTGCTCGGTGCCGTCCTGAAATCGGCGCTCGCAGCCGCGGTTCTTAAGGCAATGCAGCACTCTGTTCGCAAGCCGGCGGACCTGCTTTGA
- a CDS encoding GNAT family N-acetyltransferase → MARSVFRFLSRQPESIEIANRNYLLRLPRYADYRQWYQLRSESRAFLEPWEPSWRADEMTEGAFRSRVIRNEQEYASGQAVPLFLFHKPDERLLGGLTIGHIRRGAAQNCMIGYWMGQKYAGQGHMYEALKLTIPYIFSVLELHRIEAACIPENARSIRLLEKAGFEREGYLRQYLKINGQWRDHLMFSLLAADAVPNRNMPL, encoded by the coding sequence ATGGCACGATCGGTTTTTCGGTTTCTGTCGCGGCAGCCCGAGTCGATCGAGATCGCCAACCGGAACTATCTGCTCCGCCTTCCTCGCTACGCCGACTATCGCCAGTGGTATCAGTTGCGCAGCGAGAGCCGCGCCTTTCTGGAGCCATGGGAGCCCAGCTGGCGTGCCGACGAAATGACCGAGGGCGCCTTTCGCAGCCGCGTCATCCGCAACGAGCAGGAATATGCCTCCGGCCAGGCTGTCCCCCTGTTCCTTTTCCACAAGCCGGACGAAAGACTGCTCGGCGGCCTCACGATCGGACATATCCGGCGGGGTGCTGCCCAGAACTGCATGATCGGCTATTGGATGGGGCAGAAATATGCGGGTCAGGGCCACATGTACGAGGCGCTGAAGCTGACGATCCCCTACATCTTTTCGGTCCTTGAGTTGCACCGTATCGAAGCAGCCTGTATTCCAGAGAATGCGCGGAGCATACGGCTCCTTGAAAAGGCCGGCTTTGAGCGTGAAGGCTATTTGAGACAGTACTTGAAGATAAACGGGCAGTGGCGGGATCATCTGATGTTTTCCCTCCTGGCCGCAGACGCCGTACCGAACAGGAATATGCCCCTTTGA
- a CDS encoding DUF1284 domain-containing protein: MTVRLRGHHLLCLLTFVGEGYTPSFTRNYHVVAGRLSAGEPIEIVEGPDDICAPMLGLAEVHCHNENIGCRDSRALAAAADLLGLPLGPGSVLILDDRRLQDLRGAFALGSVRAACDDCEWSALCTRVAREGFAGAVVRGAPTILKS; encoded by the coding sequence TTGACGGTCCGTCTGCGCGGGCATCATCTTCTGTGCCTGCTGACTTTCGTGGGCGAGGGCTATACGCCCTCGTTCACCCGCAACTACCATGTCGTTGCCGGTCGCCTTTCCGCCGGCGAGCCGATCGAGATTGTAGAAGGGCCGGACGATATCTGTGCGCCGATGCTGGGTCTGGCCGAGGTCCATTGCCACAACGAGAACATCGGCTGTCGCGACAGCCGGGCTTTGGCTGCGGCAGCCGATCTGCTTGGCCTTCCGCTTGGCCCGGGCTCCGTTCTCATTCTCGACGACCGGCGCCTTCAGGATCTGCGCGGCGCCTTTGCGCTTGGCTCTGTCCGCGCCGCCTGCGATGACTGCGAATGGTCGGCCCTCTGCACGCGCGTCGCGCGCGAAGGCTTTGCCGGCGCGGTCGTTCGAGGAGCGCCTACTATCCTTAAATCCTAG
- a CDS encoding EAL domain-containing protein: MPLTAKPFARPAAKLVAFLVAFVVYAIGFTGGVAHALEPVKISREDTALDLTATTEIYSGRGEAFQVSTAPGTDGIVRRIEVRSSTENHQGDWAVFALANVSEEQLERVIVAPHFRLVNSKLFWPDLGSQRILSITPSEGFALDRQPSDEADVFRITLNPGAVITFVAELATPDLPQIYLWQPDAYKDTVNAFTLYRGIVLGIAGLLAVFLTILFVVKGTSMLPATAALAWAVLAYVCVDFGFLSKLISVTAGDERIWRAGTEVFLAAGLVVFLFTYLNLNRWHQHLGYATLAWILGLALLFGVAVYDPAIASGIARLSFALTATAGIVLIAYLGFNRYDRAILLVPAWLLILVWLFGAWLAVTGQLANDIVQPALGGGLVLIVLLIGFTVMQHAFAGGAYQQGLFSDLERQSLALTGSGDTVWDWDVARDRVVTIPDISHQLGLSLGTMNGPVRNWVPRLHPDDRDRFRATLDVLLEHRRGRLNHEFRVRAEDGHYHWLSIRARPVLGANGEIIRCVGTIVDITEQRNSVERLLHNALHDNLTGLPNRQVFLDRLQAILLMADGSGSVRPTVLAIDIDRYKQVNDLLGIAAGDNILIALTRRLRRLLRPQDTLARLGGDQFGLILLSERDPAKIADFADAVSKAIMVPLNYGNREINLTASIGLVSWLDQEQSAAGLLDDAGLAMFRAKKAGGNRVEPFRPAFRTSGSDRLQLEADLKRAIERKELSLVYQPIVRLNDAEIAGFEALMRWDHPKRGNISPTEFIPIAENSDLINQLGMFAFDKATSDLTDWQIQTGDLPIFVAINLSSAQLLNNELYDDIRAVLNKNRCDPAKVKMELTESLVMENPEQARLVLEKLKEAGLRLALDDFGTGHSSLSYLTRFPFDTIKIDKALVRDPSDKRGILLRSVITMARELDMQVVAEGIESEEDAIQLAQMGCDYGQSFLFGPPVGSESILRLLKERFPLMKRA; the protein is encoded by the coding sequence ATGCCCCTAACCGCTAAGCCGTTCGCGCGGCCAGCCGCAAAGCTGGTGGCGTTTCTGGTCGCATTCGTCGTCTACGCCATTGGTTTTACCGGCGGCGTCGCGCATGCGCTCGAACCGGTGAAGATCTCGCGCGAGGATACGGCACTCGATCTGACGGCCACGACCGAGATCTATAGTGGAAGGGGCGAGGCGTTCCAGGTTTCGACGGCGCCCGGCACCGACGGTATCGTGCGTCGCATCGAGGTGCGATCGAGCACCGAGAATCACCAGGGCGACTGGGCGGTCTTCGCGCTCGCCAATGTCTCGGAAGAACAGCTGGAACGCGTGATCGTCGCGCCACATTTCCGGCTCGTCAACTCCAAGCTCTTCTGGCCGGACCTCGGTTCGCAGCGCATCCTGTCGATCACGCCGAGCGAAGGTTTTGCCCTCGATCGGCAGCCGAGTGACGAGGCCGACGTCTTCCGCATAACGCTCAATCCGGGGGCCGTCATCACCTTCGTCGCCGAACTTGCCACGCCGGATCTGCCGCAGATCTATCTTTGGCAGCCGGATGCCTACAAGGACACGGTCAATGCGTTCACGCTCTACCGTGGCATCGTGCTCGGGATCGCCGGTCTTCTGGCCGTATTCCTGACCATCCTCTTCGTCGTCAAGGGAACCTCGATGCTGCCGGCGACGGCTGCGCTGGCCTGGGCGGTGCTCGCCTATGTCTGCGTCGATTTCGGTTTCCTGTCGAAGCTGATCAGCGTCACCGCCGGCGACGAGCGAATATGGCGAGCGGGCACAGAGGTCTTCCTGGCGGCCGGCCTGGTCGTTTTCCTGTTCACCTATCTCAACCTCAATCGCTGGCACCAGCATCTCGGCTATGCGACGCTCGCCTGGATTCTCGGCCTGGCGCTGCTCTTCGGTGTCGCCGTCTATGACCCGGCGATCGCCTCGGGTATCGCCCGCCTCTCCTTCGCGCTGACGGCAACCGCTGGCATCGTGCTGATCGCCTATCTCGGCTTCAACCGCTACGACCGCGCCATCCTTCTCGTTCCGGCCTGGCTATTGATCCTCGTCTGGCTTTTCGGCGCTTGGCTCGCGGTTACCGGCCAGCTTGCCAACGATATCGTTCAGCCGGCGCTCGGCGGCGGCCTCGTGCTGATCGTGCTGCTGATCGGCTTCACGGTGATGCAGCATGCCTTCGCGGGCGGCGCCTATCAGCAGGGTCTTTTCTCCGATCTGGAGCGGCAGTCGCTCGCGCTTACCGGATCGGGCGACACCGTTTGGGACTGGGACGTGGCGCGCGACCGCGTCGTGACCATCCCCGACATTTCGCACCAGCTCGGTCTTTCGCTCGGAACGATGAACGGCCCCGTCCGGAACTGGGTGCCGCGCCTGCACCCGGACGACCGCGATCGCTTCCGCGCAACGCTCGACGTGCTCCTGGAGCACAGGCGCGGCCGGCTGAACCACGAATTTCGTGTACGCGCCGAAGACGGCCACTATCATTGGCTGTCGATCCGCGCGCGCCCGGTGCTCGGCGCAAACGGCGAGATCATCCGTTGTGTCGGGACCATCGTGGACATCACCGAACAGCGCAATTCGGTCGAGCGGCTGTTGCACAACGCGCTCCACGACAATCTGACCGGCCTTCCGAACAGGCAGGTGTTTCTCGACCGCTTGCAAGCAATCCTGCTGATGGCCGACGGCTCCGGCTCGGTGCGGCCGACCGTTCTTGCGATCGACATCGATCGCTACAAGCAGGTCAACGATTTGCTCGGCATCGCGGCCGGCGACAATATTCTCATCGCGTTGACGCGCCGTCTGCGCCGTCTGCTGCGCCCGCAGGACACTCTGGCACGCCTCGGCGGCGACCAGTTCGGCCTGATCCTTCTCTCCGAGCGCGATCCGGCGAAGATCGCTGACTTCGCCGATGCGGTCAGCAAGGCGATCATGGTTCCGCTCAACTACGGCAATCGCGAGATCAATCTCACTGCCTCGATCGGCCTCGTTTCCTGGCTCGACCAGGAGCAGAGCGCAGCCGGCCTTCTCGACGACGCGGGACTGGCGATGTTCCGCGCGAAGAAGGCAGGCGGCAACCGCGTCGAACCGTTCCGCCCAGCCTTCAGAACATCCGGCTCGGACCGCCTGCAACTCGAGGCGGACCTGAAGCGAGCGATCGAGCGCAAGGAACTTTCGCTGGTCTACCAGCCGATCGTCCGGCTCAACGACGCCGAAATCGCCGGCTTCGAGGCGCTGATGCGCTGGGATCATCCGAAGCGCGGCAATATATCGCCGACGGAGTTCATCCCGATCGCCGAAAATTCCGATCTGATAAATCAGCTCGGCATGTTCGCCTTCGACAAGGCGACCAGCGATCTCACCGATTGGCAGATACAGACGGGCGACCTGCCGATCTTCGTAGCGATCAATCTTTCGAGCGCACAGCTTCTGAACAACGAGCTCTATGACGACATCCGGGCGGTTCTCAACAAGAACCGCTGCGATCCGGCCAAGGTCAAGATGGAGCTGACGGAATCGCTGGTGATGGAAAACCCGGAACAGGCGCGGCTCGTCCTCGAAAAGCTCAAGGAGGCGGGTCTGCGGCTGGCGCTCGACGATTTCGGCACGGGCCACTCGTCGCTCTCCTACCTGACGCGTTTCCCCTTCGACACGATCAAGATCGACAAGGCGCTGGTCCGCGACCCGAGCGACAAGCGCGGTATCCTTTTGCGCTCCGTGATTACGATGGCCCGCGAACTCGATATGCAGGTGGTCGCCGAAGGCATCGAATCCGAAGAAGACGCGATCCAACTCGCGCAGATGGGCTGCGACTACGGCCAGAGTTTCCTCTTCGGTCCGCCGGTCGGATCGGAATCGATCCTGCGCCTGCTGAAGGAACGGTTTCCACTGATGAAGAGGGCGTAG
- a CDS encoding YqgE/AlgH family protein yields the protein MATTVLHKTRERGFLDGQFLIAMPSMFDSNFARTVIFVCAHSEDGAMGFVLNRPQRLTFPDVLLHLQILDEEEAIRLPATTRDFQIQAGGPVETGRGFVLHSDDYLSDSSIPVSDDICLTATLDIVRAISRGEGPLKATMLLGYAGWGPGQLENEIAQNGWLTCPAREELIFDRALDEKYDRALELMGVSSAMLSTDAGHA from the coding sequence ATGGCGACAACGGTGCTGCACAAGACACGCGAACGTGGTTTCCTTGACGGTCAATTCCTGATCGCCATGCCGAGCATGTTCGATTCCAATTTTGCCCGCACCGTCATTTTCGTCTGCGCCCATTCCGAGGACGGCGCGATGGGCTTCGTCCTCAACCGGCCCCAGCGGCTGACCTTCCCGGATGTCCTCCTGCATCTGCAGATCCTTGACGAGGAGGAGGCGATCCGCCTGCCCGCAACGACAAGGGATTTCCAAATACAGGCAGGCGGTCCTGTTGAGACCGGCCGCGGCTTCGTGCTGCATTCCGACGACTATTTGAGCGACTCCAGCATTCCCGTCAGCGACGACATCTGCCTGACGGCGACACTCGATATCGTCAGGGCCATTTCGCGCGGCGAGGGACCACTGAAGGCGACGATGCTGCTTGGTTATGCAGGATGGGGGCCCGGTCAACTCGAAAACGAGATCGCCCAGAACGGCTGGCTGACGTGCCCTGCGCGCGAGGAGCTCATATTCGACCGCGCCTTGGACGAGAAATATGACCGGGCGCTTGAGCTGATGGGCGTCAGTTCCGCCATGCTGTCAACGGACGCCGGCCACGCCTGA
- the thrC gene encoding threonine synthase, giving the protein MMKYISTRGEAAPLGFCDALLAGLARDGGLYLPKEWPTLSKKEIRALRGKSYQEIAFSVLEPFTNGEIPAAKFREMIDEAYATFRHPAVVPLVQAGANSFVLELFHGSTLAFKDVAMQLLARLMDYVLAERGERATIVGATSGDTGGAAIDAFAGRERTDIFILFPHGKVSPVQQRQMTTSAAANVHAIAIKGNFDDCQNLVKAMFNDESFRDGVKLSGVNSINWARIMAQIVYYFTAAISLGGPDRKISFTVPTGNFGDIFAGYVAKRMGLPIDKLIIATNENDILARTLKTGRYEMREVKATTSPSMDIQISSNFERLLFEAYDRDPAKVRATMAGLKQSGSFAIDDAALKKIRKEFRAARASEKEVAKTIGKIFKERGYLLDPHTAIGVFVAAKHEKSSAPMVTLATAHPAKFPGAVKSASGIDPALPTWLADLMNRVERFDILDPELKNVETFIGERTRVRE; this is encoded by the coding sequence ATGATGAAGTATATCTCGACACGGGGAGAAGCGGCGCCCCTCGGTTTTTGCGACGCCCTCCTCGCAGGGCTCGCCCGCGACGGCGGGCTCTATTTGCCGAAGGAATGGCCGACGCTCTCGAAGAAGGAAATACGGGCGCTGCGCGGCAAGTCCTATCAGGAAATCGCCTTTTCCGTGCTCGAGCCCTTCACCAACGGCGAAATCCCGGCCGCAAAATTTCGCGAGATGATCGACGAGGCCTATGCTACCTTCCGGCATCCGGCGGTCGTGCCGCTCGTCCAGGCCGGAGCGAATTCCTTCGTGCTGGAGCTCTTCCACGGCTCGACGCTGGCCTTCAAGGACGTGGCCATGCAATTGCTCGCCCGCCTGATGGATTATGTGCTTGCGGAGCGTGGCGAACGGGCGACCATCGTCGGCGCGACGTCCGGGGATACCGGTGGCGCGGCAATCGACGCTTTTGCCGGCAGGGAACGCACGGACATCTTCATTCTCTTCCCGCACGGCAAGGTCTCGCCCGTACAGCAAAGGCAGATGACGACCTCGGCGGCCGCGAACGTTCATGCGATTGCCATCAAGGGCAATTTCGACGATTGCCAAAACCTGGTCAAAGCGATGTTCAACGACGAGAGCTTCCGCGACGGCGTCAAGCTCTCGGGCGTCAACTCGATCAACTGGGCCCGCATCATGGCCCAGATCGTCTATTATTTCACGGCCGCGATCTCGCTCGGTGGCCCCGATCGGAAGATTTCCTTCACCGTCCCGACCGGCAATTTCGGCGACATCTTCGCAGGCTACGTGGCCAAGCGCATGGGCTTGCCGATCGACAAGCTGATCATCGCGACCAACGAGAACGACATCCTCGCACGCACGCTGAAGACCGGCCGATACGAAATGCGCGAGGTCAAGGCAACGACATCGCCCTCGATGGACATCCAGATCTCCTCCAACTTCGAAAGACTGTTGTTCGAGGCTTACGATCGTGACCCGGCCAAGGTGCGTGCGACAATGGCAGGCCTCAAGCAATCGGGCTCCTTCGCGATCGACGACGCTGCCTTGAAAAAAATCCGCAAGGAGTTCCGCGCGGCCCGCGCCTCGGAAAAAGAGGTGGCGAAGACGATCGGCAAGATCTTTAAGGAACGCGGCTATCTCCTTGATCCGCATACAGCAATCGGCGTGTTCGTGGCGGCCAAACACGAGAAATCCTCCGCGCCGATGGTGACGCTCGCGACGGCCCATCCGGCGAAATTCCCCGGCGCAGTAAAATCGGCAAGTGGTATTGACCCCGCGCTTCCAACGTGGCTTGCTGATCTCATGAATAGGGTGGAGCGTTTCGATATCCTGGATCCGGAGCTTAAAAACGTCGAAACCTTCATCGGCGAGCGTACCCGCGTTCGGGAGTAG
- a CDS encoding M16 family metallopeptidase, translating into MMKVKCTQLPSGLTVVTERMPHLESVALGVWIKSGSRNETVDEHGIAHLLEHMAFKGTRRRSARQIAEEIENVGGELNAATSTETTSYYARVLKDHVPLAVDILADILTESTFDDEELRREKHVILQEIGAADDTPDDVVFDRFAETAYRNQTVGRPILGTPDTVMSFSADQIRHYLGRNYTTDRIFVVAAGAVEHDAFVREVETRFSALPRLPHSSPVLDTARYTGGDSRESRDLMDAQVLLGFEGKAYHARDFYCSQILANILGGGMSSRLFQEVREHRGLCYSVYAFHWGFSDTGIFGVHAATGGENLPELMPVIVDELRKSSMNIDQQEIERARAQIRAQLLMGQESPAARAGQIARQMMLYGRPIPNEELMERLSGITIERLTDLAGRLFFDTVPTLSAIGPLEHLAPIGDILSSLSAKTAETPAVAI; encoded by the coding sequence ATGATGAAAGTTAAGTGCACCCAGCTCCCTTCCGGGCTGACGGTGGTGACCGAGCGGATGCCGCATCTCGAAAGCGTGGCGCTCGGCGTCTGGATCAAGTCCGGTTCGCGCAACGAAACCGTGGATGAACACGGCATAGCGCACCTGCTGGAGCACATGGCTTTCAAGGGGACCCGGCGGCGCAGCGCTCGCCAGATCGCCGAGGAGATCGAGAATGTCGGCGGCGAGCTCAACGCCGCCACGTCCACCGAAACGACCTCCTACTACGCCCGCGTTCTTAAGGATCATGTGCCGCTGGCGGTCGACATACTCGCCGACATCCTGACGGAATCGACCTTCGACGACGAGGAACTCAGGCGCGAGAAACACGTCATCCTGCAGGAAATCGGTGCCGCGGACGACACACCGGACGACGTCGTCTTCGACCGCTTCGCCGAGACGGCCTACCGCAACCAGACGGTCGGCCGCCCGATCCTCGGGACGCCGGACACCGTCATGTCGTTTTCGGCCGACCAAATTCGCCATTACCTCGGCCGCAACTACACGACCGACCGGATCTTCGTCGTGGCAGCCGGCGCGGTCGAACACGACGCCTTCGTACGCGAGGTCGAAACGCGCTTTTCCGCCCTGCCGCGTCTGCCGCATTCCTCTCCCGTTCTCGACACCGCGCGCTACACCGGCGGCGACAGCCGTGAAAGCCGCGACCTTATGGATGCGCAAGTCCTGCTCGGCTTCGAGGGGAAAGCCTATCATGCCCGCGACTTCTACTGTTCACAGATCCTTGCCAACATTCTCGGCGGCGGCATGTCTTCGCGCCTGTTCCAGGAAGTGCGCGAGCACCGGGGCCTCTGTTATTCTGTCTATGCCTTTCACTGGGGCTTCTCCGACACCGGCATTTTCGGCGTCCACGCAGCCACCGGCGGGGAGAACCTGCCGGAACTGATGCCGGTGATCGTCGACGAACTGCGCAAATCATCGATGAACATCGACCAACAGGAGATCGAGCGCGCCCGTGCGCAGATCCGCGCACAGTTGCTCATGGGACAGGAAAGCCCTGCGGCGCGCGCCGGACAGATCGCCCGCCAGATGATGCTCTACGGCCGCCCCATTCCCAATGAGGAATTGATGGAACGGCTATCCGGCATCACGATAGAGCGCTTGACCGATCTCGCTGGCCGCTTGTTCTTCGATACGGTCCCGACGCTGTCGGCGATCGGCCCGCTTGAACATCTAGCTCCCATAGGCGACATCCTGTCGTCGCTCAGCGCCAAGACCGCCGAGACGCCTGCCGTGGCGATCTGA